One window of the Salvelinus sp. IW2-2015 unplaced genomic scaffold, ASM291031v2 Un_scaffold1123, whole genome shotgun sequence genome contains the following:
- the LOC112069793 gene encoding perforin-1: MSGTQTSLVALLWLWGAWLSPVLSSCTTGRPAECKGALSAPGTNLAGEGFDIVTMERKQAYVIDVDTWRKTNNGTCTLCVNPFMDGQTQRLPAAVVDWRPSHKCQMKLASMVYDSSEEFVSNSQTEVDVSWKIGLDVMTPQAKGSVMVGGTHSRAAKTVMSQSKKDKYSFIKQDIHCSYYSYRLLDDPPLHPEFSRSLGLLPPLYTDQTKVDYRRFLDNFGTHFIKKVLLGGQVKSVTSLRVCQAALSGYNENEVKDCLEAEASVATSTGSAELNTETKFCKKDLQKRDTKDRFSSTFKERFTEVVGGQTDGTPDLLFSETGKNSKAFADWASSLKTIPDIINYSLQPLHLLEKQXRKRAGLKKAVEDYILEHALVKHCSGKCKGGSSSSAHDSCQCVCQASKEMTSQCCPQEKGLAHITVTVKNARGLWGDTTSETDGFVKVFVDDKAVQTKVIYNNNNPAWKSFFDFGFIKLSLASELKFEVYDEDKNWYKSWNDLLGKCSFQPIVAGPHKSMCPMNHGNLYYAYNVDCAPGLGGSTCGEYVPSGMNSDLSDLYTSRNSLNMTQDLLAHIRTGRPLGDPLAFMVKQKANGHEKNT, encoded by the exons ATGTCAG gcaCACAGACTTCTCTGGTTGCCCTGCTGTGGCTGTGGGGAGCGTGGCTGTCCCCTGTCCTGTCCTCGTGCACCACGGGCCGGCCAGCAGAGTGCAAGGGTGCGCTGTCAGCTCCCGGTACCAACCTGGCGGGCGAGGGTTTCGACATCGTCACCATGGAACGTAAGCAGGCCTATGTCATCGACGTGGACACCTGGAGGAAGACCAATAACGGGACCTGTACCCTCTGTGTTAACCCTTTCATGGATGGCCAGACTCAGAGGCTGCCTGCGGCTGTGGTGGACTGGCGTCCCTCGCATAAGTGCCAGATGAAGTTAGCCAGCATGGTCTACGACTCTAGCGAGGAGTTTGTGAGCAACAGCCAGACAGAG GTAGATGTCAGCTGGAAGATTGGTCTGGACGTTATGACCCCCCAGGCTAAGGGGTCGGTCATGGTGGGGGGCACCCACTCCAGAGCTGCCAAAACGGTGATGAGCCAGTCGAAGAAGGACAAGTACAGCTTCATCAAACAGGATATACACTGCTCTTATTACAG TTACCGCCTGCTAGATGACCCTCCCCTGCACCCTGAGTTCTCTCGCTCCCTGGGCCTCCTGCCCCCCCTCTACACTGACCAGACCAAGGTTGACTACAGACGTTTTCTTGACAACTTTGGCACCCACTTCATCAAGAAGGTTCTCCTGGGGGGGCAGGTGAAGAGCGTGACCTCCCTGCGAGTGTGCCAGGCGGCCCTGAGCGGCTACAATGAGAACGAG GTCAAGGACTGTCTTGAGGCTGAGGCCTCCGTCGCCACCAGTACCGGATCAGCTGAACTCAACACAGAGACCAAGTTCTGCAAGAAGGACCTTCAGAAACGTGACACCAAGGACCGCTTCAGCAGCACCTTCAAAGAGAG GTTTACCGAGGTGGTGGGGGGACAGACGGACGGGACGCCCGACCTGCTCTTCTCCGAAACGGGTAAAAACTCCAAGGCCTTCGCTGATTGGGCGAGCAGCCTGAAGACCATCCCTGACATCATCAACTACTCCCTCCAGCCCCTCCACCTATTGGAGAAGCAGYCCAGGAAGCGGGCTGGGCTGAAGAAGGCTGTGGAGGACTACATCCTGGAACACGCTCTGGTCAAGCACTGCTCTGGGAAGTGCAAGGGAGGCTCCAGCTCCAGTGCCCACGACTcctgccagtgtgtgtgccagGCCAGCAAGGAGATGACCAGCCAGTGCTGCCCGCAGGAGAAGGGCCTGGCCCACATTACCGTCACTGTGAAGAATGCCAGGGGCCTCTGGGGGGACACCACGTCCGAGACCGACGGCTTCGTCAAG GTGTTCGTGGATGACAAAGCTGTGCAGACCAAGGTgatctacaacaacaacaaccctgCCTGGAAGTCATTTTTCGACTTCGGATTCATCAAGCTCTCCCTGGCCAGCGAGCTGAAGTTTGAAGTGTACGATGAAGACAAAAACTGGTACAAGTCTTGGAACGACCTCCTAGGGAAGTGCAGTTTCCAGCCAATCGTAGCGGGTCCTCACAAGAGCATGTGTCCCATGAATCATGGCAACCTGTACTACGCCTACAATGTTGACTGTGCCCCAGGACTTGGGGGCTCCACCTGTGGTGAGTATGTCCCCTCTGGGATGAACTCTGACCTCTCTGACCTCTACACCTCCCGCAACTCCCTCAACATGACCCAGGATCTTCTGGCTCACATCCGGACGGGCCGGCCCCTAGGAGACCCCCTGGCTTTTATGGTTAAGCAGAAGGCTAATGGTCACGAAAAAAACACATGA